GTGTTCTGATGCCTTACCTGCAGAGCATCTACGGCCGCTTGGTTGGGGAACCTCCCGCCACACTATGGTGGATCCGTGAACCTTCTCATTGCCGCGCTCGGTGTACTGGGTGTGGCCTCCTCCGGACCCCTCATTGCCGGCACGCTCGGTGCCACCTCAGTGACAGCATTGGCAATCGCGTTCTGGCGCAACGCGATCGGCGCCGTGGTGATGGCGGGCCCCGTCGTCATCCGGGAGCCGAAGGCATTCGGGAGGATCACGCGCCGTGAATTCGGCTGGTCCGCGGTAGCGGCCGTGGCACTGGCCTTCCACTTCGCGTGCTTCATCACCGCCTTGCAGCTGACGTCCGTGGCGGCCGCTACTGCCTTGGTGTGCCTGCAGTCGGGTTGGATTGCCGTCTTCCAGTTGTTTCGGGGGACACGGCACCGGTGGCCGGTTCTTGTAGGCCTGGGCATTGCGTTCGGGGGCGTTGTGGCCATCACCGGGTTCGACATGGGTTCATCCCCCGAAGCGCTTCTGGGCGACCTCTTGGCCCTTGCTGGCGGTGCCTTGGCCGGGCTGTACACCCTGGCTGGGGGCAAAGCACGCCAGTCCATGGGGACGGGAACTTACACGACGCTCTGCTACGGCATGTGCGCGGCGATTGTGGCGGTGATGGCTTTGTTCAGCGGCCAGCCGCTGGCAGGGTTCGACGCCGGCGGTTGGCTTGGCATTATTGCCATCACCGTTTGTGCGCAGTTGGTGGGACACACGGCGTTCAACCACTTGCTGGCCACCATGAGCCCGTTACTGGTTTCCATGATCATCCTGCTGGAGATTCCAGGTGCTGCCATCCTGGCGGCCATTTTCCTCAATGAAACCCTGCCTGCCGGAACTTATGCGGGTTTGGCGCTGATCTTGGTGGGTCTGGCAGTCGTCGTCTCCGGTCAGCGGCGTGGGCGGCCGGTAGCAGACCGGCGCGAAGCCGAGCTGGGCGCGGACTAAGGTGCCGCCGTCGGGCGTTTACACACCGCCGCGGCGGGCGCCTTGCGCCGAGTTGGCCGTGTGGATGGCACGAAGCAACTTGGCCGGGAAGTACACCGAGAAGAACACCACCATGGGTGCCTTCAGCGCCATTTTCTTGACGTTGTGGGCCTTGTACGTTCGATCGAAACGCTGGACGTAATATCGGTAGTCCCGCGGCGAGTCCTCAAGCCGCCGGGCAGACATCCCGGACACCATCTGGGGCAGGTACTGCACTTTGAGGTCGTGCTCGAACAGGTGCAGCGAAAGATCAATGTCCTCGTGCATCTCGTCTTTGGGATCCAGGCACGTTTCATCACGGATGGTCTCCCATGCCGAGCGGCGAAGGGCCATGTTGGAGCCGAAGAGGAAATGGTACTGGTGCTTCGCTAGGCGGAGCATAAGCTGGCGCATCTTGTCGTCCGCTTTGAGTCCAAAGCGGCGCATGGGCATGTCGTAATAAACCACGGGACCCGTAGCTGCGGCGACGGACGGGTCCATGAATGCCTTTTGGACTTGCTCCACCCAGTCCGGTTCAAGGACGGAGTCAGCGTCGATGCGGCCCACCACGTCCCCTGTGGCGTTGTTCAGCCCGTGGTTGCGTGTGGGGATCAGGCCCTGGGTGGATTCCTGGCTCAAGAGGATGATGGGACTCTCGGGGTATTCCTGCTGCATCTGGAGCACGATCCTGGCCGTGCGATCCGTTGACAGGTTATCCACCACGATGATCTCTTCGGCGGGAACAGACTGGTAGATGGCCGCGATGAGGCACTGGCGAATGACGCTTTCCTCGTTATACGCCGGGATGACGATGGACACACCCGGAGGTTCCGGAGCGTCCTGGAGGGCACCCGCAAGGGGTCTATCGGCTGACATCCCCTCAAATCTAACACCCGGGGCGTTGCGTCCAATGGAGGCTAGGGTTACAAGCCGGCAAACACTGAAGGGACCACGGCTGACGCCATGATCCCTTCAGATGCTTGACTTGCTGGCCCTTGATTGAGGCCGTATGTTCAGGGTTTAGCTTTGTGCACCCTTGGCGTCTGAGTCCTTGCCTTCGGTGTCCTTTTGCAGGCTGGCCGCAATGTTCTTGACGGCAGTCTTGGCGTCGGTTGCCACCTTCTCGGTGGAATCCTCCACGTTCTTGAAGGCGTCTTTGGTTGCCTGCTCGGCCTCAGCTGCGGCTTCTTCCGGCGTGATGTCCGAAGCCTTCGGCTCAGCAACTGCTGCTGTAGCCGACACAGAGGCTCCGGCCGGAGCCGGAGTGGAACTCGTTGCCGGAACCGGAGCGGGCGTCGGCGTCACCGGTGAAGGGGTCTTCCACGGATCTTCAACCGGCTTGGAGGCCTTCCAAGCAGCAACACCGGCAGCAGCGGCGGCGGCAATGACCGTGACGATCAACCAACCGCGCTTCTTGGGCTTCGGTTCCTTGACCAGCGTGGTGGAGACGGCCTTGCTGGCTTGGTCCGCAACTGCCTTGATCTGCTTGCCAGTGGCGTGGGCTTGCTCCTGGACACTGTGGACAACACCCGAATCAACCAGCTTCTGGGCTACGGCATCCACCTGTGCCGGCGCGTTCTCCAAGGCATGGTGAACGGCTACCGAAGCCTGGCCCAGCTGCTCGGAGAGCCTGGGCAGGTATTCGTCAACAACCTTGTCCCGCGCGTGGCCGAGTGCCGGAGTTGCCCTGTTGAGGGTCTCCTGGATCCTGGGTGTGGCGTCTTCAACTACGTCATGGATCTTCGGCGCGAGGTGCGCCAACCCGTCCTGAATCCGCGGCGTTACAACTGCAACGCCGTCGGCGAGGTTGTGCGCAGCGGACTTCAGCCCCTCTTGGATCTTGGGGGAAGCGCTGTCAATGCCGTGCTGGATACGCGGAACAGCCCAATTGACGGCTGCTTCCACGCGTGGCGCAGCCCAGTCGCGGGCGTTATCCACACCGGCCGTGACTGATTGTTCGAGTTCGCGGGCAATACGGTCTGATTTCTTCACAACTACCTCCCGATACACATGCTCGTTTGTTGCTAGCCTACGTCGCTTGTGGAACACCGGCTATTCATCTGTCCGAGTTCGTCCCGGATTTCACCGAGCGCGGAACCGGCTTTACAGCCGGACGGGCGTTGACCCTGCATGGAAGAATGGGCCCATGACCATCGCAACCGCAAAAGCAACGATCCACACGAGCCTCGGCGACATCAAGGTTGACCTCTTCGGCAACCACGCCCCCAAGACGGTCGCCAACTTCGTTGGCCTGGCCACGGGCGAAAAGTCCTGGAACCACCCCGAAACCGGCGAAGACAAGACCGGCACCCCGCTTTACAACGGCACCATCTTCCACCGGATCATCAAAGATTTCATGATCCAGGCAGGCGACCCCTTGGGCCGCGGCGTGGGTGGACCGGGCTACCAGTTCGATGACGAAATCCACCCGGAACTGACCTTCAACGCTCCGTACAAGCTTGCTATGGCCAACGCCGGCATCCAGATGGGCAAGGGCACCAACGGGTCACAGTTCTTCATCACCACCGTGAACACGGACTGGCTGTTCGGCAAGCACAGCATCTTCGGTGAAGTGACGGACGAAGAGTCCCGCAAGGTTGTTGACGCGATCGAGTCCGTCCGCACGGGCATGGGCGACCGCCCGGTTGAGGACGTCGTCATCAACAGCATCGACATCGAACAGCTCTAGTCGCACGCTGAACCAGAGCCCATGAGTTACGGAATTCCGTCGGCCGAGCCGTCCGCTGATATTCCGGTGTGCCCCAGGCACCCGGACAGGCCCTCCTATGTGCGGTGCCAGCGCTGCGGGCGCCCTGCGTGCCCCGAGTGCCAGCGGGCGGCCGCCGTCGGGTTCCAATGCGTTGACTGCGTCAACGAACAAAAACGTACGACGCCGACATATCGCTCACCGTATGGCGGAGCTTTGGCAGTAGGCCGGCCTTTGGTGACGTTCGTAATCATCGGTCTGTGCGCACTGGTTTATGTCCTTCAGTGGATTGTGCCCGGGGACGCAGTCTTCGAGGACTTTGCGTTCGCCAACATCTTTGCCGTCAGTGAGCCATGGCGCATGGTCACGGCGGCGTTCTTGCACTCGCAGGGCTTCCTGCTCCATATCGTCCTGAACATGTATACGCTGTGGATTTTCGGACAAGCCCTTGAGCCGTTGCTCGGGCGGATCCGATTCCTCGCTGTGTATCTGATCTCCGCAATTGGCGGATCCGTGGGCTTCCTTGCCCTGACTCCCACATTGCCCCCGGTGGGAGTGGTAGGTGCTTCCGGTGCCATCTTCGGTCTCTTCGGCGCCATGCTTGTTGTGCAGCGGCACAGGGGTGGAGAGACCAAGCAACTGTGGGTCTTGATCGCCATCAATGGCGCCATTGGCTTCTTCGTGCCCAGCATTGCATGGCAAGCCCACCTGGGCGGCCTGATTACCGGAGGCCTGGCTGCTGCCGCAATCGCCTATGCTCCGCGCGGCAAGAACCAGGCCCTGCTCCAAGCCGGCGGGTTGGTTCTGGTGGCGGGCCTGTTGGCCGTAGTCACATGGTTCCGCGTCACCGCTGGATAGCGGGCTCGTTCAAGACCGGCTGCCGCAGGATGGTCTTGAGTTTCTCGGCCGCAGTGCGGCGAGGATCGCCCAGGTAGATCTCGTGGTGCCTGCCGGTCATCGTCAGTGACTGTTCCGGAATGAACTTGGTGTGCATCTCTTCAAGGACCGGACCTTCATCGTCGTACGGCCCTACGTGAAGCGTTTGCACGCACAAACCTTCATTGAGGGGCTCCAAGCGCAGTGCTTCCAGAAGCGGGGCCTCCCCCTTCTTGGCGACGGTCTCCCGCGCCATATCCACGTGCTCCTGCGTGATCCATTCGGGGACCATGTTCATCAATGTCCAGTCCCAGCGTGATTTGTCCCTGGCGCTGGTAAGGACTCCATATCGTCGGACCACCACAAAGCTTCAAGCGGCATCACCGTGTAGTCCTGGCCGAGCTCACCCTTGCTGAAGAACTTCAATTTATAGGCGACGGGATACAGCGTAGCCAGCGAGTCCTTGTAGGACTGCGCCGTGTTGGGGTCACCGTGACCGTCGATCATCAAGAACTGCAAAGTGGGAACGCTGACCACCGAGAACCGGCCGTGCTTGGCACTGTAGCTGGAGATCTGCTTCTTGAAGTCGCTCTTCATGACACCACCGTACTCTCAGGGCTTATCCACAGACTTTATCCACAGTGTGCGTAACTTACATGCGTGTAGTTAGCCTCCGAAACCGTCCGTACGCTCGTCAGGACGGTAGATATCCCCCGAAAGGCATGCGTTTCTCCACATCTGTGGATAACTTTGTCCCCGTCGAGAGAGAATATGTGGACAAACGGCCCATATTTTTGGCGGCTGTGGACAACCCTGTTAATACGGCTGTGGGCAGCCATATATCAACAGGCTTATCAACAGTGTTAATAACTTACACTCGTGTAGTTCAACCCGTCGGAAGGGCTGTAAAGCCCGGCAAAGCAGTGATCTGGATCTGGAAACCCACACGTTTTCCCCAGTTGTGGATAACTTGTGGGTATGGGGTTGTTGTTAAGTGGGTAAGTCCTCAGCCGCTCTCGGTAACGCGGACGAGCCTTTGGGCCGGAAGGTAGGGCCCGAGTCTTCCCTTGGCAAATCGGACAATCCCGAGAAGCTGAACTTTAAGTGAAGCTTGGGGCACTATCCACAGCGCGGTGCACAGTGGGTAAAAGTCTGTCGGGTCCGGCTCCAGGTCTGCGATCGCCGGGTTGGTGCTGTTTTTCCCCACAACTACGTGGATGTCCACAGAAGTTATCCACGCCTGTGGATAAAGTTACACACTTCTGTGGACAAGCGCTGTGGACTAACGGAAGCGATTCGGCGTCGGCGAAGACGGCAAACTTACGTCCAAACTCCCGAGGCACCCCGACGGTGACTATCCATCAGATGGGTGTCGATGATGCCCACGGCTTCCATGAGGGCATACATGGTGGTTGGGCCCACGAAAGCGAAACCCTTCTTTCTGAGGGCCTTGGACAACGCGATCGACTCCGGGGACGTCGTGGGGATGTCGGCCATGGTGCTGGGCGTCGGCGTGTTTTCGGGTTGGAACGACCAAACGAAGTCCACCAGGCCGCCCTCGTCGCGCAAGGCAATGGTGGCCTTGGCATTGGTGATGGCTGCCTTGATCTTTAGTCTGTTGCGCACAATTCCGGCGTCAAGCATGAGCCGCTCCACGTCGGCTTCGGTGAAGGCAGCGACACTCTCCGGATGGAAGTCCAGGAAGACCTTCCTGAAAGCATCCCGTTTCCGAAGAATGGTGGCCCAAGACAGGCCGGCTTGGAACGCTTCGAGGCTGATGCGCTCGTACATGCCCTGCTCATCGCGGACAGGCATTCCCCACTCGTGATCGTAGTAGGCCTGCATGAGGGTGTCAGAGGCAGCCCACAGCGGACGTGCCAAGCCATCCTCGCCGAGGACGGTGCCGTTATCCGGGGTCATGCATGCTCCTTTGCAGCCGGGCCGCTCCCGTGGCCGACCAGTAATTCAGCTTCCGGGGATATTCTGCCCGGTGCCTCTGACATTCTTGGGGTGGGACTCCGGAATCACGACAACCCCGTCACCCGCATGGTGATGTTGATACGACCTTCTGAGAGGCCGCACCCATCCGGTGCCGTTCCCGGGAGGACTTTGGGGATGCCGTGATAAGAGAACCGTGCAGGTCCTCCAAAGACGAAGAGGTCTCCGGAACGAAGTTCAACGTCGGTGTAGGGCTTGGTCCGTGTCTTCGTATTTCCAAACCGAAAGACGCACGTCTCTCCTATGCTGAGCGAAACCACAGGTGCGCTGGAGCGCTCGTCCTTGTCTTGATGCATTCCCATGGCAGCGCCGTCATTGTAGAAGTTCACCAGGGCAGCGTCGGGTGTGTACTGGTTGGCAAGCCCACTCAGCGAGCTCGTTACCTCATCGAGTTCAACGCCTTCATCGCCTGGCGAGTAGGCCGCTTCCAGTGCTTTACGGCCCAATCGCACCATCCAGTCCGGGAAGTCGAGCACGGGACGACCGTTGACGTCCGTGGCTTCCCTTGTGTACCGGTAAGGCTGCCAGTGCCAACCAAGGCAAACGGTTCGAACCGACATCTGGTGTCCGCCCGGAAGGGTGGCGGCACGCAGGGGAACCGGCCCTTG
This genomic interval from Paenarthrobacter aurescens TC1 contains the following:
- a CDS encoding Integral membrane protein DUF6 domain protein (identified by match to protein family HMM PF00892); its protein translation is MGNLPPHYGGSVNLLIAALGVLGVASSGPLIAGTLGATSVTALAIAFWRNAIGAVVMAGPVVIREPKAFGRITRREFGWSAVAAVALAFHFACFITALQLTSVAAATALVCLQSGWIAVFQLFRGTRHRWPVLVGLGIAFGGVVAITGFDMGSSPEALLGDLLALAGGALAGLYTLAGGKARQSMGTGTYTTLCYGMCAAIVAVMALFSGQPLAGFDAGGWLGIIAITVCAQLVGHTAFNHLLATMSPLLVSMIILLEIPGAAILAAIFLNETLPAGTYAGLALILVGLAVVVSGQRRGRPVADRREAELGAD
- a CDS encoding hypothetical protein (identified by Glimmer2; putative) encodes the protein MKKSDRIARELEQSVTAGVDNARDWAAPRVEAAVNWAVPRIQHGIDSASPKIQEGLKSAAHNLADGVAVVTPRIQDGLAHLAPKIHDVVEDATPRIQETLNRATPALGHARDKVVDEYLPRLSEQLGQASVAVHHALENAPAQVDAVAQKLVDSGVVHSVQEQAHATGKQIKAVADQASKAVSTTLVKEPKPKKRGWLIVTVIAAAAAAGVAAWKASKPVEDPWKTPSPVTPTPAPVPATSSTPAPAGASVSATAAVAEPKASDITPEEAAAEAEQATKDAFKNVEDSTEKVATDAKTAVKNIAASLQKDTEGKDSDAKGAQS
- a CDS encoding putative DNA-3-methyladenine glycosylase I (identified by match to protein family HMM PF03352), with protein sequence MTPDNGTVLGEDGLARPLWAASDTLMQAYYDHEWGMPVRDEQGMYERISLEAFQAGLSWATILRKRDAFRKVFLDFHPESVAAFTEADVERLMLDAGIVRNRLKIKAAITNAKATIALRDEGGLVDFVWSFQPENTPTPSTMADIPTTSPESIALSKALRKKGFAFVGPTTMYALMEAVGIIDTHLMDSHRRGASGVWT
- a CDS encoding hypothetical protein (identified by Glimmer2; putative), whose protein sequence is MCVTYMRVVSLRNRPYARQDGRYPPKGMRFSTSVDNFVPVEREYVDKRPIFLAAVDNPVNTAVGSHISTGLSTVLITYTRVVQPVGRAVKPGKAVIWIWKPTRFPQLWITCGYGVVVKWVSPQPLSVTRTSLWAGR
- a CDS encoding putative peptidylprolyl cis-trans isomerase (identified by match to protein family HMM PF00160), translated to MTIATAKATIHTSLGDIKVDLFGNHAPKTVANFVGLATGEKSWNHPETGEDKTGTPLYNGTIFHRIIKDFMIQAGDPLGRGVGGPGYQFDDEIHPELTFNAPYKLAMANAGIQMGKGTNGSQFFITTVNTDWLFGKHSIFGEVTDEESRKVVDAIESVRTGMGDRPVEDVVINSIDIEQL
- a CDS encoding glycosyl transferase domain, group 2 family protein (identified by match to protein family HMM PF00535); translation: MSADRPLAGALQDAPEPPGVSIVIPAYNEESVIRQCLIAAIYQSVPAEEIIVVDNLSTDRTARIVLQMQQEYPESPIILLSQESTQGLIPTRNHGLNNATGDVVGRIDADSVLEPDWVEQVQKAFMDPSVAAATGPVVYYDMPMRRFGLKADDKMRQLMLRLAKHQYHFLFGSNMALRRSAWETIRDETCLDPKDEMHEDIDLSLHLFEHDLKVQYLPQMVSGMSARRLEDSPRDYRYYVQRFDRTYKAHNVKKMALKAPMVVFFSVYFPAKLLRAIHTANSAQGARRGGV
- a CDS encoding putative rhomboid family membrane protein (identified by match to protein family HMM PF01694); protein product: MSYGIPSAEPSADIPVCPRHPDRPSYVRCQRCGRPACPECQRAAAVGFQCVDCVNEQKRTTPTYRSPYGGALAVGRPLVTFVIIGLCALVYVLQWIVPGDAVFEDFAFANIFAVSEPWRMVTAAFLHSQGFLLHIVLNMYTLWIFGQALEPLLGRIRFLAVYLISAIGGSVGFLALTPTLPPVGVVGASGAIFGLFGAMLVVQRHRGGETKQLWVLIAINGAIGFFVPSIAWQAHLGGLITGGLAAAAIAYAPRGKNQALLQAGGLVLVAGLLAVVTWFRVTAG
- a CDS encoding putative DNA repair protein (identified by similarity to SP:P05050; match to protein family HMM PF03171) translates to MSDDALFPLELLQPEGHDAGPRLIAPGAIHVPGWLTLEQQRWIVARFGEWTQGPVPLRAATLPGGHQMSVRTVCLGWHWQPYRYTREATDVNGRPVLDFPDWMVRLGRKALEAAYSPGDEGVELDEVTSSLSGLANQYTPDAALVNFYNDGAAMGMHQDKDERSSAPVVSLSIGETCVFRFGNTKTRTKPYTDVELRSGDLFVFGGPARFSYHGIPKVLPGTAPDGCGLSEGRINITMRVTGLS